The Acanthochromis polyacanthus isolate Apoly-LR-REF ecotype Palm Island chromosome 2, KAUST_Apoly_ChrSc, whole genome shotgun sequence genome contains a region encoding:
- the LOC110958866 gene encoding beta-1,3-galactosyltransferase 2-like, giving the protein MLESGFLKGDLRQETVNGGKPADSRRCRHHLIFVILVFGAIFFFYRTDINSIAPNWNPKLWMQNSSPAWWSRLKGENKVPQIRTDTSHSRSTVEPVNASAANLSTSTQEADTTAQSLISAASVEPIPVPYVSPGPYLVEYPHEYHFTINEPQKCEQEKPFVVLMVPVAPLNRQHRDVIRSTWGSERSVSGQAVSLFFILGLQAGDEQHKDWLLQESKEHHDLLQADFLDCYKNLTIKTMVMVEWLNTHCSGTSYAMKVDSDTFLNVPKLISMLLNAPKTNYMTGLVVEGAQVLRDPTSKWFLPEELYPESYYPRYALGLGYVLSLDLPKKLIEASRHVKPVYIEDVHLGLCMQHLGIPLTSSPNWNDFSVIPVPYNRCAYSRIVVTTTDPGTDRVWVWNDFKKPGPFC; this is encoded by the coding sequence GCAGGAAACGGTGAATGGTGGGAAACCAGCGGACAGCAGGAGATGTCGGCACCACTTGATCTTCGTTATTCTAGTGTTTGGggcaattttctttttctatagAACAGACATAAATAGCATAGCGCCCAACTGGAACCCCAAATTGTGGATGCAGAATTCCTCGCCAGCATGGTGGAGTCGATTAAAAGGTGAAAATAAAGTCCCACAGATCAGGACTGATACCAGCCACAGCAGATCTACAGTTGAGCCAGTTAATGCTTCAGCCGCCAATTTATCTACATCAACACAGGAGGCAGACACGACTGCACAAAGCCTCATTTCTGCTGCGTCAGTGGAGCCAATACCGGTTCCTTACGTTTCTCCTGGACCCTACTTGGTGGAGTACCCTCACGAGTACCACTTCACCATAAATGAGCCTCAGAAATGTGAGCAGGAGAAGCCGTTCGTGGTCCTCATGGTTCCCGTGGCTCCTCTCAACCGGCAGCACCGAGATGTCATCCGGAGCACATGGGGAAGCGAGAGGTCGGTGTCTGGCCAAGCGGTgagccttttttttattttggggcTGCAGGCCGGAGACGAGCAGCACAaggattggctgctgcaggagaGCAAAGAGCATCACGACCTGCTCCAGGCCGACTTCCTCGACTGCTACAAGAACCTCACCATCAAGACCATGGTGATGGTGGAGTGGCTGAACACTCACTGCTCTGGCACCTCGTACGCCATGAAGGTTGACTCGGATACGTTCCTAAATGTGCCCAAGCTGATCAGCATGCTCCTGAACGCTCCGAAGACCAACTACATGACCGGACTGGTGGTGGAAGGAGCTCAAGTCCTGAGAGACCCAACGTCCAAGTGGTTCCTTCCTGAGGAGCTTTATCCTGAGTCCTACTACCCTCGCTATGCTCTGGGTCTGGGCTACGTCTTGTCTTTGGACCTCCCTAAGAAGCTGATAGAAGCTTCCAGGCATGTGAAACCTGTTTACATTGAAGATGTGCATTTGGGATTATGCATGCAGCACCTGGGCATCCCTCTGACCAGCTCACCAAACTGGAACGACTTCAGTGTGATTCCTGTGCCGTACAACCGCTGCGCTTATTCTAGGATAGTAGTGACCACCACTGATCCAGGCACTGATCGAGTCTGGGTTTGGAATGACTTTAAGAAACCGGGGCCATTCTGCTGA